Proteins from a genomic interval of Mustela lutreola isolate mMusLut2 chromosome 4, mMusLut2.pri, whole genome shotgun sequence:
- the CD36 gene encoding platelet glycoprotein 4 — translation MGCDRNCGLIAGAVIGAVLAVFGGILMPVGDMLIEKTIKKQVVLEEGTIAFQNWVKTGTEVYRQFWIFDVQNPEEVVANSSKIKVKQRGPYTYRVRYLAKENITHDSESHTVSFVQPKGAIFEPSLSVGTENDTLTVLNLAVAAAPHLYPNAFVQVVLNSLIKKSKSSMFQRRTVREFLWGYTDPFLSLVPYPISTTVGVFYPYNNTADGVYTVFTGKDNISQVAIIDTYKGKRNLSYWPSYCDMINGTDGASFPPFVEKTRVLRFFSSDICRSIYAVFGADINLKGIPVYRFVLPSTAFASPVQNPDNHCFCTEKVISKNCTSYGVLDIGKCKEGKPVYISLPHFLHASPDIGEPIEGLSPNEDEHSTYLDVEPITGFTLRFAKRLQVNILVKPARKIEALKNLKRNYIVPVLWLNETGTIGDEKAEKFRKQVTGKINLLGLVEIILLSVGVVMFVAFMISYCACRSKRVK, via the exons ATGGGCTGTGATCGAAACTGTGGGCTCATCGCTGGTGCTGTCATCGGCGCAGTGCTGGCTGTGTTTGGAGGTATTCTGATGCCGGTTGGAGACATGCTTATTGAGAAGACCATTAAGAAG cAAGTTGTACTGGAAGAAGGTACAATTGCCTTTCAAAATTGGGTTAAAACAGGCACAGAAGTTTACAGACAGTTTTGGATCTTTGACGTGCAAAACCCAGAAGAAGTGGTTGCAAACAGCAGCAAAATCAAAGTCAAACAAAGGGGTCCTTACACATACAG AGTTCGTTATCTAGCCAAAGAAAATATAACCCACGACTCCGAGAGCCACACAGTCTCTTTTGTCCAGCCCAAAGGTGCCATCTTCGAACCTTCACTTTCTGTTGGAACAGAGAATGACACTTTGACCGTTCTCAATCTGGCTGTAGCT gctgCACCCCATCTCTATCCAAATGCATTTGTTCAAGTGGTACTCAATTCACTTATCAAAAAGTCAAAATCTTCTATGTTTCAAAGAAGAACTGTGAGAGAGTTCTTGTGGGGCTATACAGATCCGTTCTTGAGTTTGGTTCCATATCCTATTTCTACGACAGTTGGTGTGTTTTATCCC TACAACAACACTGCAGATGGCGTGTATACAGTTTTCACTGGGAAAGACAACATAAGCCAAGTTGCCATAATTGACACTTACAAAGGTAAAAG GAATCTCTCCTATTGGCCAAGTTATTGTGACATGATTAATGGTACAG ATGGAGCCTCATTTCCACCTTTTGTTGAGAAGACTCGAGTACTGCGTTTCTTTTCCTCTGATATTTGCAG GTCAATCTATGCTGTATTTGGAGCTGACATTAATCTGAAAGGAATCCCTGTCTATAGATTTGTTCTTCCATCCACGGCCTTTGCATCTCCAGTTCAAAATCCAGATAACCATTGTTTCTGCACAGAAAAAGTTATCTCAAAAAATTGTACATCATATGGTGTGCTAGACATTGGCAAATGCAAAGAAG gaAAGCCTGTATACATTTCACTTCCTCATTTTCTACATGCGAGTCCTGATATTGGAGAACCTATTGAAGGCTTAAGTCCAAATGAAGATGAACATAGCACATACTTAGATGTTGAACCT atAACTGGATTCACTTTACGATTTGCAAAACGGTTGCAAGTCAACATATTGGTCAAGCCAGCAAGAAAAATTGA aGCATTAAAGAATCTGAAGCGAAACTATATTGTGCCTGTTCTTTGGCTTAATGAG ACTGGTACCATTGGTGATGAGAAGGCAGAAAAGTTCAGAAAACAAGTGACTGGAAAAATAAACCTCCTTGGCCTGGTAGAAATTATCTTACTCAGTGTTGGTGTGGTGATGTTTGTTGCTTTTATGATTTCATACTGTGCATGCAGATCAAAGAGagtaaaataa